The proteins below come from a single Hyphomicrobium denitrificans ATCC 51888 genomic window:
- a CDS encoding MoaD/ThiS family protein: protein MIRVVLPAHLKMHANVNGEVMLAVDGPATQKSLLDALETHYPVLRGAIREQGTLKRRAFVRFFACQRDLSHDEPDAPLPDAVASGAQPFLIIGALAGG, encoded by the coding sequence ATGATCCGCGTCGTGCTTCCCGCACATCTTAAGATGCACGCCAACGTCAATGGCGAGGTGATGCTCGCCGTCGACGGACCCGCCACACAGAAATCGCTGCTCGACGCGCTGGAGACGCACTATCCGGTTTTGCGCGGTGCCATCCGCGAACAGGGCACGCTCAAGCGCCGAGCGTTCGTGCGGTTCTTCGCGTGCCAGCGGGACCTGTCGCACGATGAACCGGACGCGCCGTTACCCGACGCGGTCGCATCCGGCGCACAACCCTTCCTGATCATCGGCGCGCTCGCCGGCGGATAG